TGCTTCACTATCATAAAGAAACTCTAtgttaaaaaaaaaagaaactgGTCCGATCCTTCAGCCCCTATTAGCAGTAGGTACTTGAATGCTTCACTATCAACGTGTCCGTCGTGAACAGTTGAGTTCGGCGGGAAATCTTCATGGCCGGTCGCGTAGCGTGTCATGCTAGGCAACTCTGTTACTGGAGCTGCCCACATGTCTGCACGATTCCAAACCAAAACTTCAGAGCGGTCTTCACGACGGCGATCGGCCAAGGATCGGAGTTCACATAGTTGCAGATAATACACTCCACGTACGTATCTGATCAGGTCAGTCAAAATGAGCCAAATGCAGCAAGCGCGGGTAAATGATGGAGACGGGGAGCACGAGCCAAGAAATGGAAGCTCGCGCCAGCCTCCCGCGGCCCTCGCCGCCGGTGCTACCGTGCGCGGTGCAGCTGCAGGTCACCGCGTTCTCCGCCGGCATCGACGCCCTCAACCGCCGCGACGGCACCGTCAACCGCGGCGTCTACTCCGTCGCCGACCGCCTCCTCCGCGTGCGCGCGAATCCCCGGCCGGACTCCTCCAGCGTCCGTTCCGCCGACTTCGTCGTCGACGCGTCCCGGGGTCTCTGGGCGCGCGTCTTCTCTCCTGCCGGAGCTGCCGCCTGGGCCCGGCCGTCGCTCCCGGTCGTCGTCTATTTCCATGGCGGCGGCTTCGCGCTGTTCTCCGCGGCCCAATGCTACTTCGACCGCCTTTGCCGCCGACTCTGCCGCGGCATCGGTGCCGTCGTGGTCTCCGTcgagtaccgcctcgctcccgagcACCCCTACCCCGCCGCATACGACGACGCCATGGACACGCTCCTCTTCATCGACGCCAACGGCGTCCCGGGCCTGGACGACGGCGTCTCCGTGGACCTCTCCAGCTGCTTCCTCGCTGGGGAGAGCGCCGGTGGCAACATAATCCACCACGTGGCCAACCGCTGGGCTGCAACCAGCACTACCTCCAAGTCCGTTCGCCTAGCCGGCCTACTGTCTGTGCAGCCATACTTTGGTGGCGAG
This region of Lolium perenne isolate Kyuss_39 chromosome 2, Kyuss_2.0, whole genome shotgun sequence genomic DNA includes:
- the LOC127331887 gene encoding probable carboxylesterase 18 — translated: MMETGSTSQEMEARASLPRPSPPVLPCAVQLQVTAFSAGIDALNRRDGTVNRGVYSVADRLLRVRANPRPDSSSVRSADFVVDASRGLWARVFSPAGAAAWARPSLPVVVYFHGGGFALFSAAQCYFDRLCRRLCRGIGAVVVSVEYRLAPEHPYPAAYDDAMDTLLFIDANGVPGLDDGVSVDLSSCFLAGESAGGNIIHHVANRWAATSTTSKSVRLAGLLSVQPYFGGEERTESELRLDGVAPIVNLRRSDFWWKAFLPAGATRDHPAAHVTDENAVLGTAFPPALVVVSGFDPLQDWQRRYTDVLRRKGKQVQVVEFPEGIHAFYLFPQLAASAEVIEDIRAFVESNRASSSTPESSTR